The Lutibacter profundi genome includes a region encoding these proteins:
- a CDS encoding lysophospholipid acyltransferase family protein — protein sequence MKILRTFLAIVRLLLFALVTLIFYSLLLITNLFYKSKDKKIERAIIYRRFIIRVLHYILGTKITIYGKEPTISGLIISNHRSYFDPLVILRNILAYPVAKKEVESWPLIGSVCKTTGVIFVHRENKNSRMKTLDKINIILNKGFSILNTPEGTTHIEPTTIKFKPGAFVIAAQLGVPVIPVALDYKNTSDAWIGDDTFIPHFLRCFGKWRTEIKISFLEPIFSDNVDELIASSKKQIDQELLRFRKEWDAA from the coding sequence GTGAAAATACTCCGTACATTTTTAGCAATTGTTAGGCTGTTACTATTTGCATTAGTTACGCTAATTTTTTACAGCCTATTGCTAATTACTAACTTATTTTATAAAAGTAAAGATAAAAAAATTGAAAGAGCAATTATTTACAGACGTTTTATAATTAGAGTTTTACATTATATATTAGGTACAAAAATTACTATTTATGGTAAAGAACCTACTATTTCGGGATTAATTATCTCAAATCATAGGAGTTACTTTGACCCTTTAGTTATTTTGAGAAATATTTTAGCGTATCCCGTAGCTAAAAAAGAAGTTGAATCTTGGCCTTTGATAGGGAGTGTTTGTAAAACTACTGGTGTAATTTTTGTTCACAGAGAGAACAAAAATAGTAGAATGAAAACTTTAGATAAGATTAACATCATTTTAAATAAAGGTTTTTCTATTTTAAATACTCCTGAGGGAACTACACATATTGAACCTACTACTATAAAATTTAAACCTGGCGCATTTGTTATTGCTGCACAATTAGGCGTGCCTGTAATTCCCGTTGCGTTAGATTACAAAAACACTTCTGATGCTTGGATAGGTGATGATACTTTTATTCCACATTTTTTACGCTGTTTTGGGAAATGGCGTACTGAAATTAAAATAAGTTTTCTAGAACCCATATTTTCTGATAACGTAGATGAATTAATAGCGTCTTCAAAAAAACAAATTGACCAAGAATTGCTTCGTTTTAGAAAAGAATGGGATGCTGCGTAA
- the cmk gene encoding (d)CMP kinase, with the protein MKNITIAIDGFSSTGKSTIAKQLAKELKYVYVDSGAMYRAVTLYAMQHNFISEHFFDRDKLILALDKINLQFKFNATLGYAEMYLNHKNVENEIRGLEVSKFVSKVSEVSEVRRKLVEQQQQMGKNKGVVMDGRDIGTVVFPNAELKFFITASIEKRAQRRFKELILKGDNVTFDEILKNVEYRDHIDSTRKDSPLIVAKDAIEIDNSEMTLEEQFDKIYGITIKTLKKS; encoded by the coding sequence TTGAAAAATATTACAATTGCTATAGACGGGTTTTCTTCAACAGGAAAAAGTACAATTGCTAAACAATTGGCAAAAGAGCTTAAATATGTTTATGTAGACTCTGGTGCTATGTACCGAGCGGTTACTTTATATGCAATGCAGCACAATTTTATTTCGGAACATTTTTTTGATAGAGATAAACTAATTTTAGCTTTGGATAAAATTAATTTACAGTTTAAATTCAATGCAACATTGGGGTACGCAGAAATGTATTTAAATCATAAAAATGTTGAAAACGAAATTAGAGGCTTAGAAGTATCAAAATTTGTTAGTAAAGTTTCAGAAGTATCAGAAGTTAGAAGAAAATTGGTTGAACAACAACAGCAAATGGGTAAAAATAAAGGTGTTGTTATGGACGGAAGAGATATAGGAACCGTTGTTTTTCCAAATGCAGAATTGAAATTTTTTATAACAGCTTCTATTGAAAAACGCGCTCAACGAAGATTTAAGGAATTAATTCTTAAAGGTGATAACGTTACTTTTGATGAAATTTTAAAGAATGTTGAATATAGAGATCATATTGATTCTACTAGAAAAGATTCTCCTTTAATTGTAGCCAAAGATGCTATTGAAATTGATAATTCTGAAATGACTTTAGAAGAACAATTTGATAAAATTTATGGAATTACCATTAAAACACTAAAAAAGAGCTAA
- a CDS encoding helicase HerA-like domain-containing protein, with protein MSRREDFFNEITEGYKTKGDALVFGSAILDGETIKDAYVKVPLKTLNRHGLIAGATGTGKTKSLQVMAENLSEKGIPVLLMDIKGDLSGLAQPSPGHPKIDERMTAIGLPFKGKKFPVEPLTISTQDGVRLRATVSEFGPVLLSRILDLSEAQSGIVSIIFKYCDDNKLPLLDLKDFRKVLQFATNEGKEEIQAEYGRISTASTGAILRKIIEIDQQGGDLFFGERSFDVKDLVRKNSKGNGYISILRLTDIQNKPKLFSTFMLQLLAEVYSTFPEQGDSDKPKLVIFIDEAHLIFKEASKALLSEIESIVKLIRSKGIGIFFVTQNPKDIPEDVLAQLGLKIQHALRAFTAKDRKAIKLAAENYPNSKYYDVDETLTQLGIGEAFISVLNEKGRPTPLAATMMRAPMSRMDILTKSELKQLIEESRLYYKYNETIDRNSAFEILSKKIERIHEKEEVENKKKEANRTRRTSTSRKSTRMNPILKVVTSATFIRGVLGILKRVL; from the coding sequence ATGAGTAGAAGAGAAGATTTTTTTAACGAAATAACCGAAGGTTATAAAACGAAAGGTGATGCTCTTGTTTTTGGTTCAGCGATATTAGATGGAGAAACAATTAAAGATGCTTATGTTAAAGTACCATTGAAAACATTGAATAGGCATGGTTTAATTGCTGGAGCAACAGGTACAGGTAAAACAAAATCTTTACAGGTAATGGCTGAAAATCTTTCTGAAAAAGGAATTCCTGTATTATTGATGGATATAAAAGGAGATTTGAGCGGCTTAGCACAACCAAGTCCAGGGCATCCTAAAATTGATGAAAGAATGACCGCAATAGGGTTACCATTTAAGGGGAAGAAGTTTCCTGTAGAGCCTTTAACTATTTCAACTCAAGATGGAGTTAGATTACGAGCCACTGTTTCAGAATTTGGGCCTGTATTACTTTCAAGAATTTTAGACTTGTCTGAAGCACAAAGTGGTATAGTATCTATTATTTTTAAATATTGCGATGATAATAAATTACCATTATTAGACTTAAAAGATTTTAGAAAAGTGCTACAATTTGCAACGAATGAAGGAAAAGAAGAAATTCAAGCTGAATATGGTAGAATATCTACGGCAAGTACTGGTGCAATTTTAAGGAAAATTATTGAGATAGATCAACAAGGGGGCGATTTATTTTTTGGAGAGCGTTCTTTTGATGTAAAAGATTTAGTGAGAAAGAATAGTAAAGGGAATGGCTATATTTCAATTTTGAGATTGACGGATATTCAAAATAAGCCAAAACTTTTTTCAACATTTATGTTGCAATTATTAGCTGAAGTATACTCAACATTTCCTGAACAGGGAGATAGTGATAAACCAAAGTTGGTTATATTTATTGATGAGGCACATTTAATTTTTAAAGAAGCTTCGAAAGCACTACTTTCAGAAATAGAGAGTATTGTTAAATTAATTAGATCTAAAGGGATAGGTATATTTTTTGTAACTCAAAATCCAAAAGATATACCTGAAGATGTATTGGCTCAACTTGGATTAAAAATTCAACATGCATTAAGAGCTTTTACAGCAAAAGATAGAAAGGCCATTAAATTAGCTGCTGAAAATTATCCCAATTCGAAATATTATGATGTAGATGAAACCCTAACACAACTTGGGATTGGAGAAGCTTTTATATCAGTTTTAAATGAAAAAGGACGTCCTACACCATTGGCAGCAACAATGATGAGAGCACCTATGAGTAGAATGGATATTTTAACCAAAAGTGAGTTAAAACAGCTTATTGAGGAATCTAGACTGTATTATAAATACAATGAAACTATTGATAGAAATAGTGCTTTTGAAATATTGAGCAAAAAAATTGAAAGAATACATGAAAAAGAAGAAGTTGAAAATAAAAAAAAGGAAGCTAATAGAACTAGGAGGACAAGTACTTCAAGAAAGAGTACAAGAATGAATCCTATTTTAAAAGTTGTAACTAGTGCAACATTTATTAGAGGTGTACTGGGAATATTGAAAAGAGTATTATAA
- a CDS encoding M42 family metallopeptidase, which translates to MSKKKAILTKKSILFLEKYLNNASPTGYENEGQKIWMDYLKPYVDTFITDSYGTAVGIINPDAKFKVVIEGHADEISWYVNYITPEGLIYVIRNGGSDHLIAPSKIVHIHTKKGIVKGVFGWPAIHTRMKGKEDTPKLENIFIDTGCKTKKEVEALGVHVGCVITYPDEFFILNKNNFVCRALDNRMGGFMIAEVARLLKENKVKLPFGLYITNSVQEEIGLRGAEMITHTIKPNIAIVTDVCHDTTTPMIDKKKEGETISGDGPVISYAPAVQNNLRDLIVDTAETNKIPFQRLASSRATGTDTDAFAYSNGGVPSALISLALRYMHTTVEMVHKDDVENVIKLIYETLLSIKEGETFSYFK; encoded by the coding sequence ATGAGCAAAAAGAAAGCGATACTTACCAAAAAATCTATACTTTTTTTAGAGAAATATTTAAATAATGCATCGCCAACAGGCTATGAAAATGAAGGGCAAAAGATTTGGATGGATTATTTAAAACCATACGTAGATACTTTTATTACTGATAGCTATGGCACTGCTGTTGGTATTATAAATCCTGACGCTAAATTTAAGGTGGTGATTGAAGGGCATGCCGATGAAATTTCATGGTACGTTAATTATATTACCCCTGAAGGATTGATATATGTGATTAGAAATGGAGGTAGTGACCATTTAATAGCACCATCTAAAATAGTACATATTCACACAAAAAAGGGAATAGTAAAAGGTGTTTTTGGGTGGCCTGCCATTCATACGCGTATGAAAGGGAAAGAAGACACCCCTAAACTTGAAAATATTTTTATTGATACAGGTTGTAAAACTAAAAAGGAAGTTGAAGCTTTAGGAGTGCATGTTGGTTGTGTTATTACCTATCCTGATGAATTTTTTATATTGAACAAAAATAATTTTGTTTGTAGAGCTTTAGACAATAGAATGGGTGGTTTTATGATTGCTGAAGTAGCACGATTGTTAAAAGAAAATAAGGTAAAACTTCCGTTTGGTTTGTATATTACTAATTCTGTACAAGAAGAGATTGGCTTGCGTGGTGCTGAGATGATAACTCATACTATTAAGCCTAATATTGCCATAGTTACTGATGTTTGTCATGATACCACAACTCCTATGATTGACAAAAAGAAAGAAGGGGAAACAATTTCAGGTGACGGCCCTGTTATTAGCTATGCTCCTGCTGTACAAAATAATTTACGTGATTTAATTGTTGATACTGCTGAAACCAATAAAATTCCTTTTCAACGTTTAGCATCTTCAAGAGCAACAGGAACCGATACTGATGCTTTTGCTTATAGCAATGGTGGTGTTCCATCTGCCTTAATTTCTTTAGCATTACGCTATATGCATACAACTGTAGAAATGGTTCATAAAGATGATGTTGAAAATGTAATTAAATTAATTTATGAAACCCTCCTTTCTATTAAAGAAGGTGAAACATTTAGTTATTTTAAATAG
- a CDS encoding 4Fe-4S dicluster domain-containing protein: MSNNTKKWFSLNLNQSKKLEDCSCGNNTGSCEEKTPKDGYSQVMDVSMSRRSAFKKLTAGLLIGAGAVSTSCSVIGGDESKEKSAIEWDEYFKGNYKLMTDKEKNETVNRLVRSYELRTGKKINMSSKDAEEDVLFGYAFNISKCQGYMDCVNACIEENNQDRASQMQYIRIHEMEDGKGFNFEEADDNYYHEVPAEGHFYMGTQCFHCDNPPCVEVCPVQATWKEKDGIVVIDYDWCIGCRYCMAACPYDGRRFNWKTPEVPEEEVNKNQHYLGNRLRKKGVMEKCTFCIQRSRKGQNPACVEACPTGARTFGNLLDPDSTIRWILENKKVFRLKEDLGTEPKFWYYMD, encoded by the coding sequence ATGAGTAACAATACTAAAAAATGGTTTTCTTTAAACTTAAATCAATCTAAAAAATTAGAAGATTGTAGTTGTGGAAACAATACAGGTTCTTGCGAAGAGAAAACACCTAAAGATGGATACAGTCAGGTAATGGATGTATCAATGAGCAGAAGATCTGCATTTAAAAAACTAACAGCCGGACTTTTAATTGGAGCTGGAGCAGTAAGTACATCTTGTAGTGTTATTGGTGGAGATGAAAGCAAAGAAAAATCAGCTATTGAATGGGACGAATACTTTAAAGGGAATTATAAATTAATGACTGATAAAGAAAAGAATGAAACGGTAAATCGTTTGGTTCGTTCCTATGAATTAAGAACAGGAAAGAAAATAAACATGTCTTCAAAAGATGCTGAAGAGGATGTATTATTTGGATATGCATTTAATATCTCTAAATGTCAGGGATATATGGATTGTGTAAATGCTTGTATTGAAGAAAACAATCAAGATAGAGCTTCTCAAATGCAATATATACGTATCCATGAAATGGAAGATGGTAAAGGCTTTAATTTTGAAGAAGCTGATGATAATTATTATCATGAAGTTCCAGCTGAAGGGCATTTTTATATGGGTACACAATGTTTTCATTGTGATAACCCACCTTGTGTTGAGGTTTGTCCAGTTCAAGCTACTTGGAAAGAAAAAGATGGTATTGTAGTGATAGATTATGATTGGTGTATTGGATGTCGCTATTGTATGGCTGCGTGCCCTTATGATGGAAGACGATTTAATTGGAAAACACCTGAAGTACCTGAGGAAGAAGTTAATAAAAATCAACATTATTTAGGAAATAGATTACGAAAGAAAGGAGTGATGGAAAAATGTACATTCTGTATACAACGATCACGTAAAGGACAAAATCCGGCTTGTGTTGAGGCTTGTCCTACAGGAGCAAGAACCTTTGGTAATTTATTAGATCCAGATAGTACTATTCGTTGGATTTTAGAAAATAAAAAAGTTTTTAGATTGAAAGAGGATTTGGGTACAGAGCCTAAGTTTTGGTATTATATGGATTAA
- a CDS encoding DUF4294 domain-containing protein: MKINFKIVVVLLILKISTPLFSQEAKEKDSIPLSERYIVFEGDTLLIALNEVLLLKKLKFKTSYDRRYYYWFRKKTLKAYPYAKLAAERLNVLNERLEKIKSKRRKRIYTKRIQKYFEKELTDQLRKLTRTEGRILIKLIHRQTGETAFSLIKDLRSGWKAFWYNTAAGLYKLSLKDEYDPVNNEEDYLIEDILQRAFVDGVLEEQSSKLDFNYLELSKKWIDAPKPTQKKH; encoded by the coding sequence ATGAAAATTAATTTTAAAATAGTTGTTGTTTTACTCATATTAAAAATAAGCACCCCCCTTTTTTCTCAAGAAGCAAAAGAGAAAGATTCTATTCCTTTAAGTGAGCGTTATATTGTTTTTGAAGGAGATACCTTATTAATAGCGTTGAATGAAGTATTGTTATTAAAAAAACTAAAATTTAAAACTAGTTATGATAGGCGCTATTATTACTGGTTTCGCAAAAAAACATTAAAAGCTTATCCATATGCTAAATTAGCAGCTGAAAGATTAAATGTGTTAAATGAGCGATTAGAAAAGATTAAATCAAAAAGAAGAAAAAGAATATATACCAAAAGAATTCAAAAGTATTTTGAAAAAGAACTAACAGATCAACTAAGAAAATTAACTCGAACAGAAGGACGTATATTAATAAAGTTAATACACAGGCAAACGGGTGAAACAGCTTTTAGCTTAATCAAAGATTTGCGAAGCGGATGGAAAGCATTTTGGTACAATACAGCAGCGGGTTTATATAAATTGTCATTAAAGGATGAATATGACCCTGTGAATAATGAAGAAGATTATTTAATTGAAGATATTTTACAGAGAGCATTTGTTGATGGCGTGTTAGAAGAACAGTCGTCAAAATTAGACTTTAATTATCTTGAATTAAGTAAAAAATGGATTGATGCACCTAAACCAACCCAAAAAAAGCACTAA
- a CDS encoding pyridoxamine 5'-phosphate oxidase family protein: protein MKVTKKTKVIRSPKRGFYDKETIYKILDNHFICQIAFVYEGYPVIIPTIYGRDNNNLYIHGATVSRMLLELEKGVPLSINITQTDGIVLARSAFHHSLNYQSVTIFGEATLVTSENERYKALKIISDQIIPFRWEEVRLPSKKELKATKILKIPIVEASAKIRKEPPSDEKEDYNLSIWAGEIPITSTIQNPISDPKLKEGIPIPESVKKLMKKE, encoded by the coding sequence ATGAAAGTTACAAAAAAAACAAAAGTAATAAGGTCTCCTAAACGAGGTTTTTATGATAAAGAAACTATTTATAAAATTTTAGACAATCATTTTATTTGTCAGATAGCCTTTGTTTATGAAGGTTATCCTGTAATAATTCCAACAATTTACGGTAGAGATAATAATAACCTTTATATTCATGGAGCAACAGTTAGTAGAATGTTACTGGAATTAGAAAAAGGAGTACCACTGTCTATTAATATTACGCAAACTGATGGAATTGTTTTAGCCCGTTCAGCATTTCATCATTCATTAAACTATCAATCTGTAACAATTTTTGGTGAAGCTACTCTAGTTACAAGTGAAAATGAAAGATACAAGGCTCTTAAAATAATTTCAGATCAAATAATTCCTTTTCGTTGGGAAGAAGTACGTTTGCCGAGTAAAAAAGAATTAAAAGCGACTAAAATTTTAAAAATACCAATTGTAGAAGCTTCAGCTAAAATTAGAAAGGAACCTCCATCTGATGAAAAGGAAGACTATAATTTATCTATTTGGGCTGGTGAAATTCCAATAACTTCAACCATACAAAATCCCATTTCAGACCCGAAATTAAAAGAAGGAATACCTATTCCTGAGAGTGTTAAAAAACTGATGAAAAAAGAGTAA
- a CDS encoding cytochrome C, translated as MKYLKITIIKKVMLGTFICLFVISCKHNEKKYHNVMEKIEGESVNYKAPSESSSMINAEIKTVLVEEGETAFLIPERKSQLSSYNCVECHTEPLEALVQKQADKKAAHWDIKLNHANSETMNCATCHTSNDMGNLHSLTSSTIDFNYSHKLCSQCHQKEFKDWKGGAHGKQLGGWAPPRLSNTCVNCHNPHTPQFEKRWPARFNTEKVKERQ; from the coding sequence ATGAAATATTTAAAGATAACCATAATTAAAAAAGTGATGTTAGGTACATTCATTTGCTTGTTTGTAATTTCTTGTAAACACAATGAAAAAAAATATCATAATGTGATGGAAAAAATAGAAGGAGAAAGTGTTAATTACAAAGCGCCTTCAGAAAGTTCTTCTATGATAAATGCTGAAATTAAAACAGTACTAGTAGAAGAAGGTGAAACAGCGTTTTTAATTCCCGAACGCAAGAGCCAACTATCATCTTATAATTGCGTAGAGTGCCATACGGAGCCATTAGAAGCACTGGTACAAAAGCAAGCTGATAAAAAAGCAGCACATTGGGACATTAAATTAAACCATGCAAACTCTGAAACAATGAATTGTGCTACCTGTCATACTTCAAATGATATGGGAAATTTACATAGTTTAACAAGTAGTACTATTGATTTTAACTACAGTCATAAATTGTGTAGCCAATGTCACCAAAAAGAATTTAAAGATTGGAAAGGCGGTGCTCATGGAAAACAGCTAGGAGGTTGGGCGCCACCAAGATTATCAAATACTTGTGTGAATTGCCACAATCCACATACACCACAATTTGAAAAACGTTGGCCTGCACGTTTCAATACTGAAAAAGTTAAAGAAAGACAATAA
- the dsrP gene encoding sulfate reduction electron transfer complex DsrMKJOP subunit DsrP, with translation MKTLKVLGSLIKDSLLEITHGSKAYHIWMAVLTFVMLFGMYNYGIQLEQGLSVTGMTDRVSWGLYISNFTFLVGVAAAAVMLVLPAYVLKSIDFKQAVLIGEGLAVAALLMCLAFVVADMGGPARLWHMIPVIGVFNFPNSMLTWDVLVLNGYLFINITVPLYILIMRYQGKTPNPKIYIPGVFISVFWAVAIHMITAFLYQGLQARPFWNNALLGPRFLASAFAAGPALIILVLAVIRKFTAFKVPDNTIKKISLIVTVAAQINLIMLISELFKEFYAPTHHSISAVYLFFGLGDKTALLPWIWTSISMNVIATTVLTFHKLRSNFKVLYVVCGMLFVAIWIEKGFGLIVPGFIPGPWGKIAEYTPTFVEISVTIGIWAMGAFIFTILAKTGIAIELGKLVYKKK, from the coding sequence ATGAAGACATTAAAAGTTTTAGGAAGTTTAATTAAAGACTCTTTGCTAGAAATTACGCACGGAAGTAAGGCGTACCATATATGGATGGCGGTGCTAACTTTTGTAATGTTGTTTGGAATGTATAATTATGGAATTCAATTAGAGCAGGGTTTAAGTGTTACTGGAATGACAGACCGTGTAAGTTGGGGATTGTATATTTCAAATTTCACTTTTTTAGTAGGTGTTGCGGCTGCGGCTGTGATGTTAGTGCTACCAGCATATGTTTTAAAAAGCATAGATTTTAAGCAAGCAGTTTTAATTGGTGAAGGATTGGCTGTTGCAGCGTTGTTAATGTGTTTAGCGTTTGTAGTTGCAGATATGGGTGGGCCTGCTCGTTTATGGCATATGATACCTGTTATTGGCGTGTTTAACTTTCCAAACTCAATGTTAACTTGGGATGTATTGGTGCTAAATGGATACCTTTTTATAAACATAACAGTACCATTGTATATTTTAATAATGCGTTACCAAGGAAAAACTCCCAATCCTAAAATTTATATTCCTGGGGTATTTATTTCGGTATTTTGGGCAGTAGCAATTCATATGATAACTGCATTTTTGTACCAAGGATTGCAGGCACGTCCGTTTTGGAACAATGCTTTGTTAGGTCCACGATTTTTAGCATCGGCATTTGCTGCAGGGCCAGCATTAATTATTTTAGTATTGGCTGTAATTAGAAAATTTACAGCGTTTAAAGTACCCGATAATACCATAAAAAAAATTAGTTTAATTGTAACTGTTGCTGCCCAAATTAATTTGATTATGTTAATTTCAGAATTGTTTAAAGAGTTTTATGCACCAACACATCATAGTATAAGTGCAGTGTATTTATTTTTTGGCTTGGGTGATAAAACAGCGTTATTGCCTTGGATTTGGACCTCTATTAGTATGAATGTAATTGCTACCACTGTGTTAACATTTCATAAATTGAGAAGTAATTTTAAGGTTTTATATGTTGTATGTGGAATGTTGTTTGTAGCTATTTGGATTGAAAAAGGTTTCGGGTTAATTGTTCCTGGTTTTATTCCAGGCCCTTGGGGTAAAATAGCAGAGTATACTCCAACATTTGTTGAAATTTCAGTTACTATTGGTATTTGGGCAATGGGGGCATTTATATTTACAATTCTTGCAAAAACAGGTATTGCTATTGAATTAGGAAAACTAGTTTATAAGAAGAAATAA
- the porQ gene encoding type IX secretion system protein PorQ: protein MKKIMLLLCLIVVETYSQVGGESIYNFLNLTGSARQASLGGNTLTLLDDVNQPLWNPSIINSELDNQISINYLNYLADVNLTSATFAHLINRNLGTIQGGITYLSYGKFIEADENGVETGIFKAYDLSVSVGYSYPISKTDFFIGANIKIINSVIGNFTSFGVGTDIGLLYYNEFKPYVFTLVARNIGYQVTVFDETREKLPLDISFGASYKLENVPITWHITFDNLQQWDIAVANPSNSKTDINGNVTDEQISFFDNTIRHFTLGAELFSEGAFNLRVGYDFRRAKELQLIDKRTFSGFTAGFGLKMNKFKFNYAFSKYHPASNANTFSLQINLN from the coding sequence ATGAAAAAAATTATGTTACTCTTATGTCTAATAGTTGTTGAAACTTATTCGCAAGTTGGAGGTGAAAGTATTTATAATTTTTTAAATTTAACTGGCTCTGCAAGACAAGCATCTTTAGGAGGAAATACATTGACTTTGTTAGATGATGTTAATCAACCATTATGGAACCCTTCAATAATAAATTCAGAATTAGATAATCAAATTTCTATAAACTATTTAAATTATTTGGCTGATGTTAATTTAACTTCAGCAACATTTGCTCATTTAATTAATAGAAATTTAGGTACAATTCAAGGCGGAATAACTTATTTGAGTTATGGGAAATTTATTGAAGCTGATGAAAACGGAGTTGAAACAGGAATTTTTAAAGCTTATGATTTGTCTGTTTCTGTGGGTTATTCATATCCTATTTCTAAAACAGATTTTTTTATTGGAGCCAATATTAAGATAATAAATTCTGTAATTGGTAATTTTACTTCTTTTGGTGTTGGAACTGATATAGGATTGTTATATTACAATGAATTTAAACCGTATGTTTTTACTTTGGTTGCTAGAAATATTGGCTATCAAGTAACGGTATTTGATGAAACAAGAGAAAAATTACCTTTAGATATTTCTTTTGGTGCATCTTATAAATTAGAAAATGTTCCAATAACTTGGCATATAACTTTTGATAATTTGCAGCAATGGGATATTGCTGTAGCTAATCCTTCAAACTCAAAAACAGATATTAATGGGAATGTTACTGATGAGCAAATTTCATTTTTTGATAATACAATTAGACATTTTACCTTAGGTGCTGAGCTATTCTCTGAAGGAGCTTTTAACTTAAGAGTTGGGTATGATTTTAGAAGAGCAAAAGAATTACAATTAATTGATAAGAGGACATTTTCAGGTTTTACAGCCGGATTTGGATTAAAGATGAATAAATTTAAATTTAATTATGCCTTTTCAAAATACCATCCAGCATCTAATGCAAATACTTTTAGTTTACAAATAAATTTAAATTAA
- a CDS encoding 7-carboxy-7-deazaguanine synthase QueE → MIDKNTQQLIDKGEMLPLMEEFYTIQGEGFHSGKAAYFIRIGGCDVGCHWCDVKESWDANLHPPTKTNLIINNATSQANTVVVTGGEPLMWNLDYLTDTLKNNNIKTHIETSGSYKLSGTWDWICLSPKKMKLPLNEIYKITDELKIIIVNKQDFKFAEEQASKVSKNCKLFLQPEWSKRALMTPQIVDYVMKNPKWKISLQIHKYLNIP, encoded by the coding sequence ATGATTGACAAAAACACACAGCAACTTATAGATAAGGGTGAAATGTTACCATTAATGGAAGAATTTTACACCATACAAGGTGAAGGATTTCACTCCGGAAAAGCCGCCTATTTTATTAGAATTGGAGGATGTGATGTAGGTTGCCACTGGTGTGATGTTAAAGAAAGTTGGGATGCAAACTTACACCCTCCCACTAAAACCAATTTAATAATTAATAACGCAACAAGCCAAGCAAATACAGTTGTTGTTACTGGAGGAGAACCTTTAATGTGGAACTTAGATTACTTAACAGATACATTAAAAAACAACAATATTAAAACGCATATTGAAACTTCTGGTTCTTATAAATTATCTGGAACTTGGGATTGGATTTGTCTTTCTCCAAAAAAAATGAAATTACCCTTAAATGAAATTTATAAAATAACAGATGAGCTAAAAATTATTATTGTAAACAAACAAGATTTTAAGTTTGCTGAAGAACAAGCTAGTAAAGTTTCAAAAAATTGCAAACTATTTCTACAACCTGAATGGAGTAAAAGAGCGCTTATGACTCCTCAAATTGTTGATTATGTAATGAAAAATCCCAAATGGAAAATATCATTACAAATACACAAGTACTTAAATATACCTTAG